In Chanodichthys erythropterus isolate Z2021 chromosome 9, ASM2448905v1, whole genome shotgun sequence, a genomic segment contains:
- the LOC137026491 gene encoding uncharacterized protein, whose amino-acid sequence MDVLPYQSEKVITRSRLDKESIQLLQENTVRVDIDGVQRYATPLLRIKNMPCLYATKEAVLPQLRGIEKRLDKDSDLAAAYKEELAKLVQAGYVVKLSQEQVDRTKEAWYIPHHMVQHNGKNRVVFNCSFSYQGHNLNELLLPGPTLGPSLLAVLLRFREHSVAISSDIRGMFHQVRLLPKDKPLLRYIWRDMQRDRIPDVYEWQVLPFGTTCSPCCASFALQKHVLDHSQPGEDTCFSVEKSFYVDNCLQSFASPNTAKNLVDKLYSLLASGGFELRQWASNDPSVISHLPADIQSQSSILWLREGHQNAQESTLGLHWKCQSDTLSYKRRKPDCQVPTMRSIYQILASQYDPLGYIVPFTTRAKVIVQKLWDKRREWDDPRLPEDLLATWKHWESELEDLQHITLPRCYCSKELDCSTSIRQLHIFCDASEKAYGSVAYLRTESSQGKVEVAFVTARSRVAPKKQQSIPRLELCAALTGAQLAKVLKAELTLPLSSITLWSDSTTILTWLLSDSCRFKVFVGTRVAEIQDLTESDTWRYVQSSNNPADAITRGKSPSDLTKDSKWNQGPAFLRQTPASWPEMPPLAHVTQDSELKRSTFCGLVTSALSLPDPHQFSTFSDYLKALIQYSNKKSPLSATAEDYKEAELTALRHIQMESFPDEMLHLKSGKPIPSNSRLLCLAPELDNSTNLIRVGGRLRQISPLDEDNIHPIVLNPHHPLTKLIIKDYDDRLHHPGPERVFSELRRKYWVLKGRAAVRHHQRQCTECQKWRAKPNPPRMADLPQARLRIHQPVFYSTGIDCFGPYLIKVGRRNEKRWGILFKCMTTRAVHIDLLTSLDSDSFLMALRRFIARRGKPFEILSDQGTNFKGGERELQDAFVALQPEIQAQLASQQIGFVFNPPNAPHFGGCWEREIRSLKTALQVTLGAQTVTEEVLRTVLIEIEGILNAKPIGYTSSDIADPDPVTPNILLMGRRDASLPQVTYQDSELLSRRRWRHSQLLADHFWKRFICNYLPSLQTRQKWMSEKDNLRNHTHNKSTTSTPGVRRYVLTGHPVVVQLLRTKKE is encoded by the exons ATGGATGTTCTACCCTACCAGAGTGAAAAGGTAATCACCAGATCACGCCTAGACAAGGAGTCCATACAGCTTCTGCAAGAAAACACTGTGAGAGTGGATATTGATGGTGTTCAGAGATATGCTACTCCTCTGCTACGTATCAAGAACATGCCCTGTCTCTATGCAACTAAAGAAGCTGTCTTACCCCAGTTAAGAGGAATTGAGAAACGGCTTGACAAAGACTCTGATCTGGCTGCAGCATACAAAGAGGAGTTGGCCAAGTTAGTGCAAGCTGGGTATGTTGTCAAACTTAGTCAGGAGCAGGTGGACAGAACAAAAGAAGCCTGGTACATCCCGCACCACATGGTGCAGCATAATGGGAAGAACAGGGTGGTCTTTAACTGTTCATTCTCATACCAAGGGCACAATCTGAATGAGCTCCTATTGCCTGGTCCAACACTTGGTCCGTCCCTCCTGGCAGTCCTTCTGCGCTTCCGGGAGCACTCTGTTGCCATCAGTAGTGACATCCGTGGCATGTTCCATCAGGTACGCCTCTTGCCAAAGGATAAACCACTGCTGAGATACatttggagagacatgcaaagAGACAGAATCCCTGATGTCTATGAATGGCAAGTGCTGCCTTTCGGGACTACTTGCAGTCCATGTTGTGCTTCGTTTGCTTTACAGAAGCATGTTCTAGATCACAGCCAGCCTGGAGAGGACACATGTTTTTCTGTGGAGAAGTCATTCTATGTTGACAATTGCCTTCAGAGCTTTGCTTCTCCTAACACGGCCAAGAACCTAGTCGACAAACTCTACAGCCTCCTAGCATCTGGGGGCTTTGAGTTACGACAGTGGGCTAGTAATGACCCTTCAGTTATCAGCCATCTGCCAGCCGATATTCAGTCTCAGAGCAGCATTCTTTGGCTACGTGAAGGTCACCAAAATGCCCAGGAATCAACTCTTGGCCTTCATTGGAAATGCCAGTCAGACACTCTCTCCTACAAACGACGCAAACCTGACTGTCAAGTGCCCACAATGAGAAGCATCTACCAGATTCTTGCTAGCCAATATGATCCCCTTGGCTACATTGTACCATTCACCACTCGAGCTAAAGTGATAGTACAAAAGTTATGGGACAAAAGGAGAGAGTGGGATGACCCGCGGCTACCTGAGGACCTATTAGCCACTTGGAAACACTGGGAGAGCGAGTTGGAAGACCTGCAGCACATCACTTTGCCCAGATGTTATTGCAGCAAGGAACTGGACTGCTCTACCAGCATTAGGCAGCTTCACATCTTTTGTGATGCCTCAGAGAAGGCCTATGGCTCTGTGGCTTACTTAAGAACAGAGAGCTCTCAAGGTAAAGTGGAGGTGGCCTTTGTAACAGCTAGGTCCCGTGTCGCCCCCAAAAAACAACAGAGCATTCCTCGTCTTGAGTTGTGTGCAGCACTCACAGGGGCGCAACTGGCTAAAGTCCTGAAAGCAGAGCTAACATTACCACTCAGTAGCATCACTCTGTGGTCTGACTCCACTACAATACTGACCTGGCTTTTATCAGATTCTTGCCGCTTTAAGGTTTTTGTGGGGACTAGAGTAGCAGAAATCCAGGACTTAACTGAATCTGATACCTGGCGCTATGTACAGTCTAGCAACAACCCAGCGGATGCCATTACAAGAGGAAAGTCTCCCTCTGATCTCACCAAAGACAGCAAATGGAACCAAGGCCCAGCTTTCCTCCGACAGACACCAGCCAGCTGGCCAGAGATGCCACCATTAGCCCATGTAACCCAAGACAGTGAGTTGAAAAGGTCAACCTTCTGTGGACTGGTAACTTCTGCTCTGTCATTACCAGATCCTCATCAATTTAGCACCTTCTCAGACTACTTAAAGGCCCTCATACAATACTCAAACAAGAAATCACCCTTGAGTGCCACTGCAGAAGACTATAAAGAAGCTGAGCTCACAGCCCTCCGTCACATCCAGATGGAATCATTCCCAGACGAGATGTTGCACTTGAAATCTGGTAAACCCATACCTAGCAATAGTCGACTGCTGTGTCTAGCCCCTGAACTGGATAACAGCACCAATCTCATTCGCGTCGGTGGTCGTCTCAGACAGATCAGTCCATTAGACGAAGATAACATCCACCCCATTGTCCTCAACCCACATCACCCACTCACCAAGCTGATTATCAAAGACTATGATGATCGTCTGCATCACCCTGGACCAGAGAGGGTGTTTTCAGAACTCAGGAGGAAATACTGGGTATTAAAAGGACGAGCAGCAGTCAGACATCATCAACGCCAATGCACTGAATGCCAGAAATGGCGAGCCAAACCTAACCCCCCCAGAATGGCAGACCTTCCACAAGCAAGGTTGAGAATTCACCAGCCAGTTTTCTATTCAACGGGGATAGATTGCTTCGGTCCCTATCTCATAAAGGTGGGACGCAGAAATGAGAAACGTTGGGGGATCCTTTTCAAGTGTATGACCACCCGTGCAGTGCATATTGATCTCCTTACAAGTCTGGACAGTGATTCATTCCTTATGGCCCTTCGCCGTTTTATTGCTCGGCGAGGCAAACCCTTTGAGATCCTTTCAGATCAAGGAACGAATTTCAAAGGTGGGGAAAGGGAACTTCAGGATGCCTTTGTAGCTCTTCAGCCTGAGATCCAGGCTCAACTTGCAAGCCAACAGATTGGTTTCGTGTTCAATCCACCCAATGCACCACATTTCGGTGGATGCTGGGAGCGGGAAATTCGATCACTGAAAACAGCCCTGCAAGTAACTCTCGGAGCCCAAACAGTCACTGAAGAAGTATTACGAACTGTTCTAATTGAAATAGAGGGTATACTGAATGCCAAGCCCATCGGCTACACATCTTCAGACATAGCCGACCCCGATCCAGTTACACCCAACATCCTGTTAATGGGGCGGCGAGACGCATCACTTCCACAAGTGACGTACCAAGATTCCGAACTCCTGAGCAGACGGAGATGGAGGCATAGTCAGCTGCTAGCTGATCACTTTTGGAAGCGATTCATCTGTAACTACCTACCTAGCCTTCAAACCAGACAGAAATGGATGTCAGAGAAGGACAATCTACGA aaccacacacacaataaatcaACTACAAGTACCCCTGGTGTGAGACGTTATGTTCTAACCGGACATCCTGTGGTCGTTCAATTACTCCGAACCAAAAAAGAGTGA